AATCCCCTGATCAGGATTCTCGTAGTACAGCCTATCCTCGTCTGCGCGAAAGCGCTCTTCAAACGGAAAGGTGACATGCTTTTCAAGGGAGAATGGGGGTGAGAATCTTAAGGTTCCTACCTTATGAACGGGGTTGGTTAAAAGTGGAGAAGTGAACATTTCCTCAAATGCTTCTTCCTGTCGCATACCTTCTGGAAGAATCTCTAAAAGTCGTGGAAGGGTCCAGGCCCTATCCTGAAATACCTCAGGGAAAGAGTTGGTTACACAGGCAAGAGATTCCACCGAGGTTGTCAGCAGACTAAACCAGAGAAGAATTCCGACCGTGCAGGAACTGTTAAGAGTCTTCCTCCCACACATCATAAAAATTAAACCAGTTATGGGGTGCTAGGCGGCAATAATATTCTAGCCGACCCACGAACCGTTGCGTCCATTCCTGGAGAGAGGCTTCCCGACGTGACCGGTCTAGGACGACTTGTTCCGAGAACAATTCAAAGAAAATCTCGTAATGACATCCTCCTCGGTATACCCCGAAAAATAGGATGACGGGCGCTTTGACTAAACTCGCTAATAACATGGGCCCTATAGGAAATGGGGCCAGTTCTCCTAAAAAACAGCATTGGACAATCTTGTCATTCCTACCATGTCGGTCCCCGAGAATTCCTACCAGTCCACCTCCCTCGACGCAATCCTTGACTTGAAGCATGGCATCAGGTGCCCCAATCGAAATGATGGATTGACTCATAGAAGGATCCAATTTTTGAAGCACTTCTCCGAGCATCGGAGCTTGGTCCTCTTGCATCAAGAGTTTGATGGGGACGGAGCGACTGGCCAGCCCGCTGGCACGAACGACTTCAAAGCTTCCCAGATGGGCTCCAAGCAATATACAGCCTTGTCCCCTGTCTACCCGATCTAATAACAGGTCGGTACCGTGAAAAGTGAGGTGAAACTGCTCATCCTTTCCTACTAATAAGAAGGGACGGTCTAGAATAGTCGAGGCAAAATAATGATAGTGTCGAAAAACATCAAGAAGTCCCGCAGGGCGGTTGCAGGCCCTTTCCAGGAATTTTTTGATGGCTTTGGTTTGGGAGGATGAGAACAAAAGATAATAGAGGCAGATGGGGAAGAGGAGCATTCGAGCAGGGCCTCGGCCTACCCGTAATGCCACCCAGGCCATAAACTGGTAGGCCCAATGGTGTCCTCGTTCGGGTTGTGTCCGCCATCGGTTACTCATGCCGGGCCTTGGTGGAGAAGTAAGGGGAATCTTCCTGAAAATGGAATACGCCGCTCACGATCGTTCGTTTTCCCACAGAACCCTGAAAAAAGACCTCATCAGATTTGGTATTTTCCATACGCACTAACACCATCTCATTGGGACGTAAAGGCGAGTGGAATTTGATCGTAGGGCTTCCTACACAGGGGGAGGAGCGGTGTTCACGAATAAGACACAAAATCTCTCCAAGAATGACCACCCCTGGCACCACAGGACTTCCGGGGAAATGGTCTTTGATTGAAGGGTGGGTATCTGGCACCAGAAATGAGTGTTCAAACGTCATGTGATGAGATAGTCATCCAAATTTAGAGCTGATGTTGTTCCATGAGTTCCTGCAAATTTTCCCTGGGAAGTTTTCCGGTGGGATTTCTTGGAAGACGGTCCACGAACACTAGGGGACGAGGTAAAAACACGGGGTTCATTTTGGGCCGGAGTGCAGAAAGGATGTCTTCTGTTTTTAGGCCTGGAGCGACTACGAAGGCTATGAGGCGGGTGACCCTACCATCTCTCTCCTCGGGCATACAGAACACTCCGTCTTCTATGCCCTCCACGGAATTTAATTTTTCAGAAAGTTCCTCCAGAGAGGTTCGATGTCCACCGATGTTCACCATGTTGGTTGGGCGGCCTTCTAGGAAAAATTGATAGGACCCTTCTGGCTGGATAGAGTCGGGTATTGGTACAGGATCTTGAAAATAGGGCGTCTGCACACTATATCCGCGAGTATCAGGGATGAGGTGGAGCCCTTCTAATAGGTGCCAGAAGACTTCGGAGCCCGTACGTCTCATGGCAATGGTTCCTGCCTCGGCAAATCCATATATTTCGTATACGCTTGTCTGAAATTGACCTTCGACTTGGCAAGCTAGTTCTTGGGTGAGGGGTGAGGTGGCGGAAAGAACTCCGACTAGTGGTGGGAGCTGCGTGTGTTCCATGAGGCATGCTCGAAGATGAACAGGTGTGGAGACCAGAACTCGTTTGGTGGGCAATTGATTCAGCATCGTTCGAATGTCTTCAGGATAGAAAGGCCAACCTGAATGAAAAGCCCATCCATGTTGAACCGGCAACATAATGGTTCCTTCCAATCCATACATGTGCTGATGGGGGACTGTAGCGAGAAACGTGAGCGGTTGGGAAGGTGTCCAGCCTAGGCGTTTGGCCGATTTCTTGGCAATTTCTACTAACGATCCCCAAGATTTCATATTGGCACGTGGTTGGCCGGTGCTTCCTGATGTAAAAGCCATGGCAGCGGCTTGATCGTTGGGAATAGAAATGTCTTGGTAATGCCGTGGAGACACGTGTAAGTTCAAATCAATATGAATTGCCGGTACACCAGGGATATTATCATCTGAATCTGTTAAACAATACGTTGGTGAATATGAGGAAACCAGGCGTTGAAGGTCTCCTTGAGCTCGGCTGGGAGGAAGAAGAGTCACTTGTTTTTTGAGGAGGGCGGCCGCGAAGCCAACCCAAAAATTATATCTGTCCTTGCAGAGGTTGATCACGCAAGGGGCGGCCGGAAGACGATGTTCAATCTGTTGTAGGTGGGTAAAAAACACCCCGCAGGAAACTGGATTTTTCCCTTTCCATGCGAGAATCGTATCGGAGCTGGAGGGGCCAAGCAATGGTGAAGTGTCCACGATTGAGATCCGGTAATATCTATTGGGGAGATATATGCTTCCGAGTAACCTCTGTCAAGGCTTCCTAGGTAAAACCCACGGTTGGAGATAGGCAGAAAAAGTGGAGGAAAGAAAGGGTGCGAGGCAGGT
This DNA window, taken from Nitrospiraceae bacterium, encodes the following:
- a CDS encoding lipid A biosynthesis acyltransferase; translation: MSNRWRTQPERGHHWAYQFMAWVALRVGRGPARMLLFPICLYYLLFSSSQTKAIKKFLERACNRPAGLLDVFRHYHYFASTILDRPFLLVGKDEQFHLTFHGTDLLLDRVDRGQGCILLGAHLGSFEVVRASGLASRSVPIKLLMQEDQAPMLGEVLQKLDPSMSQSIISIGAPDAMLQVKDCVEGGGLVGILGDRHGRNDKIVQCCFLGELAPFPIGPMLLASLVKAPVILFFGVYRGGCHYEIFFELFSEQVVLDRSRREASLQEWTQRFVGRLEYYCRLAPHNWFNFYDVWEEDS
- a CDS encoding AMP-binding protein, whose product is MDTSPLLGPSSSDTILAWKGKNPVSCGVFFTHLQQIEHRLPAAPCVINLCKDRYNFWVGFAAALLKKQVTLLPPSRAQGDLQRLVSSYSPTYCLTDSDDNIPGVPAIHIDLNLHVSPRHYQDISIPNDQAAAMAFTSGSTGQPRANMKSWGSLVEIAKKSAKRLGWTPSQPLTFLATVPHQHMYGLEGTIMLPVQHGWAFHSGWPFYPEDIRTMLNQLPTKRVLVSTPVHLRACLMEHTQLPPLVGVLSATSPLTQELACQVEGQFQTSVYEIYGFAEAGTIAMRRTGSEVFWHLLEGLHLIPDTRGYSVQTPYFQDPVPIPDSIQPEGSYQFFLEGRPTNMVNIGGHRTSLEELSEKLNSVEGIEDGVFCMPEERDGRVTRLIAFVVAPGLKTEDILSALRPKMNPVFLPRPLVFVDRLPRNPTGKLPRENLQELMEQHQL